A single region of the Paramicrobacterium fandaimingii genome encodes:
- a CDS encoding type IV toxin-antitoxin system AbiEi family antitoxin domain-containing protein: MDAALLPDLLRYKDLADAGLTRREFDRLIDTKEYERIAPGQFLRAGATDDTTAAWMAIAAKRPQATLCLLTALSIHDLTDEIPTLSNIAIPRGMKPLTAWSAPISWHHFGAATFDIGRTNYALPGGRTIGLYSGERTIIDLFRLSHEWGSDLTIDALKRWLRVKGNSPSQLLTIAKSFPKARPALQNALEILL; encoded by the coding sequence ATGGATGCTGCATTGCTGCCAGACCTGCTGAGATACAAGGATCTCGCAGACGCGGGATTGACGCGAAGGGAGTTCGACCGGCTCATCGACACCAAGGAATACGAGCGGATCGCTCCTGGTCAGTTCCTACGCGCTGGTGCAACGGATGACACTACGGCGGCGTGGATGGCGATTGCTGCGAAGCGGCCGCAGGCGACGCTCTGCCTGCTGACGGCACTATCGATCCACGACTTGACGGACGAGATCCCGACGCTTAGCAACATCGCCATCCCGCGAGGAATGAAGCCCTTGACCGCCTGGAGTGCGCCGATCAGTTGGCACCACTTCGGTGCCGCAACCTTCGACATCGGCCGTACTAACTACGCACTGCCGGGCGGAAGGACGATCGGGCTCTATTCCGGGGAACGCACGATCATCGATCTATTCCGCCTCAGTCACGAATGGGGCAGCGACCTCACAATCGACGCGCTCAAGCGATGGCTCCGTGTTAAAGGGAACAGCCCGTCCCAACTGCTCACCATTGCCAAGAGCTTCCCGAAAGCGAGACCCGCACTACAGAACGCTCTTGAGATCCTGCTATGA
- a CDS encoding SIR2 family protein, whose product MSTTLSPLVSLATSMHAQPGVYAVLLGSGVSTAAGIPTGWGVVRELVRRIAAADGGDSSAVDTAWGDPEAWWAENAEGKLGYSTLLEQLAPTAAARQGLLADFFEPDEDEREEGLKQPTKAHESLAKLVKNGLVGVIITTNFDRLMERALEAQGVTPQVIARPEAVNGMAPLVHSPATIIKLHGDYKDLGSRNTPDELNSYPAEWNALLSQVFDEYGLIVSGWSADWDTALVSALERTPNRRYPLYWDARSSKGDNAQRLLAARSGTIVPASSADEFFSELAGDIDALDRLSAPPLSAALALARLKRYLADPVRRIDLHDLVMRQVDAVVEHIAASPINSDGPLQWQDLQDTYEGYFSSIEQLAPLLEAGVWHDPEGAHDQLWVDVLQRLVDAGTAVPSQGWNDALYPARLLPAFAALAICGMTAMRRDREGLLIRLATEVEGRPRPGEEHVFPAAHLLHYLRLTSDDWVNALPRWEGTRWTYPASHMFVTDLWRYFKETYPAFDDYRAAYHGFEYRLGLVQEQLTPNIFLRAISGEYVGERAWGFDGVPLVEATFRRQIDRSRSQPWSHFLGGTDQLNDVVERHREVISRYKRW is encoded by the coding sequence ATGTCAACCACGCTATCCCCACTCGTATCGCTGGCGACATCGATGCACGCTCAACCCGGCGTGTACGCTGTCCTCCTCGGCTCGGGGGTTTCGACAGCTGCCGGCATCCCAACCGGCTGGGGTGTCGTTCGCGAGTTGGTGCGGCGGATTGCTGCCGCGGATGGCGGAGACTCGTCAGCGGTGGACACTGCGTGGGGCGACCCCGAAGCCTGGTGGGCCGAGAACGCGGAGGGCAAACTCGGCTACTCGACGCTCTTGGAACAGCTCGCGCCAACGGCCGCCGCGCGTCAAGGTCTCCTCGCCGACTTCTTCGAACCCGATGAGGACGAACGGGAGGAAGGACTCAAGCAGCCGACCAAGGCGCACGAATCGCTGGCCAAGCTGGTGAAGAACGGGCTGGTAGGGGTCATCATCACAACGAACTTCGACCGGCTCATGGAGCGTGCCCTCGAAGCACAGGGAGTGACGCCGCAGGTGATCGCCCGCCCCGAGGCCGTCAACGGCATGGCACCACTTGTTCACTCCCCCGCCACAATCATCAAACTCCACGGCGACTATAAAGACCTCGGCAGCCGTAATACCCCTGACGAGCTCAACTCCTACCCAGCGGAGTGGAACGCCCTTCTCAGCCAAGTCTTCGACGAGTACGGGCTCATCGTCTCAGGTTGGTCAGCGGACTGGGATACGGCCCTCGTCTCCGCACTTGAACGAACCCCGAACCGCCGGTACCCGCTCTACTGGGACGCGCGCAGCAGCAAGGGAGATAACGCCCAACGCCTCCTTGCGGCTCGATCGGGCACCATCGTGCCGGCGTCGAGCGCAGATGAGTTCTTCTCCGAGCTTGCGGGAGATATCGACGCGCTTGATCGGCTCTCAGCACCACCATTGTCTGCTGCGCTGGCGCTCGCGCGACTCAAGCGGTATCTCGCGGACCCCGTCAGACGAATCGATTTACACGACCTCGTCATGCGTCAGGTGGACGCGGTAGTCGAACACATTGCCGCCTCACCCATCAACTCGGATGGCCCGCTGCAATGGCAGGACCTCCAGGACACCTATGAGGGTTACTTCTCATCAATAGAGCAGCTCGCACCGCTGCTGGAGGCTGGCGTATGGCATGATCCCGAAGGGGCGCACGATCAGCTCTGGGTCGATGTCCTGCAGCGGCTGGTCGATGCCGGAACGGCTGTCCCTTCCCAGGGATGGAATGACGCTCTCTATCCAGCGCGGCTGTTGCCCGCATTTGCCGCGCTTGCCATCTGCGGAATGACTGCGATGCGGCGAGACCGCGAAGGTCTGCTCATCCGACTTGCGACGGAAGTGGAGGGGCGTCCGCGGCCTGGCGAAGAGCATGTGTTCCCCGCGGCGCATCTCCTGCACTACCTCCGGCTCACAAGCGATGATTGGGTGAACGCGCTCCCGAGGTGGGAGGGGACTCGATGGACTTATCCTGCGAGCCACATGTTCGTGACCGATCTCTGGCGGTACTTCAAAGAGACATATCCCGCCTTTGACGACTACCGGGCGGCCTATCACGGCTTCGAGTACCGCTTGGGTCTGGTCCAGGAGCAGCTGACGCCCAACATCTTCCTACGAGCCATCAGCGGTGAATATGTGGGCGAACGAGCGTGGGGGTTCGACGGGGTTCCCCTGGTTGAGGCGACGTTCCGAAGGCAGATAGACCGATCGCGATCGCAACCGTGGTCCCACTTCCTAGGCGGGACTGATCAGCTTAACGATGTCGTTGAAAGGCATCGTGAGGTGATCAGCCGCTACAAGCGCTGGTAG
- a CDS encoding KAP family P-loop NTPase fold protein — MTQLSARDLNDDPLAGNDVAADHLGRHHFVSSAVSILKAVAASEASSVVALVGPWGSGKSSALNMIKSSLRAENEHASSGWIIADFNPWFFQDLDTLQAGFFRELSAALPSRGSKVDAVRQSLATFGRAVAPLTSIATLFGGIDASKSMQALSDFISPDQSLAKTRTKLEDSLRDLDRPVLMVLDDLDRLAPDELLLTLKLIRLVGRLPHVYYLVAYDEDTLLDSLSRTGLVGVDSRRGVDYLEKMIQVRLDLPPVRQGQLDKWIEQELSELQQRLDFALDSAARRRLAHAFLGHLRDRLATPRAVKRYFSQVDAFLDAVHAEVDVVDFLVLTWLRTAEPLVYDLLARERLALLGEVRNIETADLFGKPDKEGSRDYWRIRLEMARVSLIHMEGVADMVGLLFPRFKAHWTREDPDHSRRQPTAGRVHHPDYFDRYFAFGVPPEDVSDADATNAYRQLRAGEHGTELALIEGKIADDVSNLNLALSKILHAFENERAGGVELLRWIAKHRNELPDDDGMLTPDIQSRWIAQQIYLLLPADEPAMAITTLAHTEGGLSLASYLISHAAQEAERRPSWDRLTAFESAKHQFSSAVRATLSQYNEDEIFNVPAEFWSLIWDWQIIDLDGARSWLRARIDPGRWPRLDVVARFVSRQRIMGAPGAPWTLGNLDLQIVDRLFGVDAVLHALRGLLPSPLLEEADRRRLEDNPENRRAVALSSLTRLQLDRDASTPKQGDEKQGDE, encoded by the coding sequence GTGACCCAACTCTCCGCACGCGATCTCAACGATGACCCGCTGGCAGGCAATGATGTCGCCGCTGACCACCTTGGACGGCACCACTTCGTGTCTTCAGCCGTTTCGATCCTGAAGGCAGTGGCAGCCTCCGAGGCGTCTTCGGTTGTTGCGCTCGTAGGCCCGTGGGGATCCGGCAAGAGCAGCGCGCTCAATATGATCAAGTCTTCGCTCAGGGCAGAGAACGAGCACGCATCATCCGGCTGGATCATCGCCGACTTCAACCCCTGGTTCTTCCAGGACCTCGATACACTCCAGGCCGGTTTCTTCCGCGAGCTGAGTGCTGCTCTCCCGTCACGGGGAAGCAAGGTGGATGCGGTTCGCCAATCCTTGGCCACCTTCGGCAGGGCTGTCGCTCCACTCACCTCGATCGCGACCCTGTTCGGCGGGATCGATGCTTCCAAGTCAATGCAGGCGCTCAGCGACTTCATCTCGCCGGATCAGAGCCTCGCGAAGACTCGAACCAAGCTCGAGGACTCGCTACGTGACCTCGATCGGCCAGTCCTGATGGTTCTCGATGACCTTGATCGCCTTGCACCCGATGAGCTCCTCCTGACGCTCAAGCTCATCCGGTTGGTGGGACGACTGCCACACGTTTACTATCTCGTCGCCTACGACGAGGACACGCTGCTCGACAGCCTTAGCAGGACCGGTTTGGTCGGCGTCGACTCCCGACGCGGCGTCGACTACCTGGAGAAGATGATCCAAGTGCGGTTGGACTTGCCACCTGTCCGGCAGGGGCAGCTCGATAAGTGGATCGAGCAGGAGCTGTCTGAACTTCAGCAGCGGCTGGACTTCGCGTTGGACAGTGCGGCCCGAAGGCGCCTCGCGCATGCATTCCTCGGGCATCTTCGCGACCGTCTCGCCACGCCGCGAGCGGTGAAGCGATACTTCAGCCAGGTGGATGCGTTTCTCGATGCCGTCCATGCCGAAGTCGACGTGGTGGACTTCCTCGTGCTGACGTGGCTCCGTACCGCGGAGCCGCTGGTGTACGACTTGCTCGCAAGAGAACGTTTGGCGCTACTCGGCGAAGTCAGGAACATTGAGACGGCCGACTTGTTCGGCAAGCCCGACAAGGAGGGATCTCGCGATTACTGGCGAATCCGGCTAGAGATGGCACGAGTGTCCCTCATCCACATGGAGGGCGTGGCCGACATGGTCGGGCTTCTGTTCCCCCGCTTCAAGGCTCACTGGACTCGGGAAGATCCCGACCACTCGAGGCGGCAGCCGACGGCCGGGCGTGTTCATCATCCCGACTATTTCGATCGCTACTTCGCCTTCGGAGTCCCTCCGGAGGATGTGTCCGACGCCGACGCGACCAACGCATATCGACAGCTGCGTGCAGGCGAGCACGGCACAGAGCTGGCACTGATCGAGGGCAAGATCGCCGACGACGTCAGTAACCTAAATCTCGCGCTCAGCAAGATACTCCACGCCTTTGAAAACGAGCGGGCCGGCGGCGTCGAACTCTTGCGCTGGATCGCGAAGCACCGCAACGAGCTCCCGGACGACGACGGGATGCTGACGCCGGACATTCAGTCACGATGGATCGCGCAGCAGATCTATCTGCTCTTGCCAGCCGATGAGCCTGCTATGGCCATCACGACTCTCGCTCACACTGAGGGCGGGCTTTCTCTCGCGTCCTATCTCATCTCGCACGCTGCCCAAGAAGCTGAGAGACGCCCATCGTGGGATCGACTAACAGCATTCGAGAGCGCCAAACACCAGTTCAGCTCCGCCGTGCGAGCTACGCTCAGCCAGTACAACGAGGATGAAATCTTCAACGTCCCTGCGGAGTTCTGGTCACTGATCTGGGATTGGCAGATCATCGATCTTGACGGAGCAAGGTCGTGGTTGCGGGCACGCATCGACCCTGGCAGATGGCCACGCCTCGATGTGGTCGCCAGATTCGTGTCCCGACAGCGAATCATGGGCGCGCCTGGCGCGCCCTGGACTCTCGGCAATCTGGATCTGCAGATCGTCGATCGACTGTTCGGCGTGGATGCGGTCTTGCATGCCCTCAGAGGCCTGCTCCCAAGCCCGCTGCTTGAAGAAGCGGACCGCAGGAGACTCGAAGACAACCCTGAGAATCGACGAGCTGTCGCCTTGTCGTCCCTGACTCGTCTGCAGCTCGACCGAGACGCCTCGACGCCGAAACAGGGTGACGAGAAACAGGGTGACGAGTAG
- a CDS encoding helix-turn-helix domain-containing protein: MTTPTPFPLPLPDLPPLLDIRELSEYLGVPISTIYDWRSRGVGPRAYRFGKHLKFAVTDVTEWIEAQRDPAPSRPLQG; this comes from the coding sequence ATGACCACTCCAACGCCGTTTCCTCTGCCTCTGCCCGACCTGCCGCCTCTGCTCGACATCCGCGAGTTATCGGAGTATCTCGGCGTTCCCATCTCGACGATCTACGACTGGCGTTCGCGCGGCGTCGGCCCGCGCGCATACCGCTTCGGCAAGCACCTCAAGTTCGCCGTCACGGACGTGACCGAGTGGATCGAAGCGCAGCGCGATCCGGCGCCTTCTCGACCTCTTCAGGGGTGA
- a CDS encoding AlbA family DNA-binding domain-containing protein → MTFTPLHRALGLAPGPFTDDILDAAISAGITETDDLDWKSELPPVNGISQTDIPKDIAAMANSGGGMIVYGVEEVEKAATGRKDAGDFTERYERAYRSAAVTAISPPIFGLIIHRLGTDVRAVAVEVPASVDGPHLIYKNDLFGAPIRNDADTAWMKERQIETMYRARFDERRRTSDAVDSLYEEAAAGRDSEKRAWLVAIAHPRIPDLTSRPDRAQASNIFSRAEAITLTYSSRNGVHPFENMEALNPRPGLRRWGAVNAATGEREIWKEAWAEIHHDGSVMLAAAVGGHRMSTDGFHHGWQVESRGIECCVADFSALVRATAEVRSVEEYEVRVGIEWGGREALQILTVDWSGQTYDGGRFLAIVANWLFYPASHELCWGAVFEGEPGSGVELCGDVV, encoded by the coding sequence ATGACCTTTACTCCGCTGCATCGAGCGCTGGGATTGGCGCCGGGCCCGTTCACTGACGACATCCTCGACGCAGCGATCAGCGCCGGCATCACAGAGACTGACGACCTGGATTGGAAGTCAGAGCTCCCCCCGGTGAATGGGATCTCGCAGACGGACATCCCGAAGGACATCGCGGCAATGGCGAACAGTGGTGGCGGGATGATCGTGTACGGGGTCGAAGAGGTGGAGAAGGCTGCGACTGGGAGGAAGGACGCCGGGGACTTCACCGAGCGGTATGAGCGCGCATACCGGAGCGCCGCAGTCACCGCCATCTCGCCGCCGATCTTCGGGTTGATCATTCATCGCTTGGGGACGGATGTCCGTGCTGTGGCGGTCGAGGTGCCTGCAAGCGTCGATGGACCACACTTGATCTACAAGAACGACCTGTTCGGGGCGCCCATCCGCAACGATGCCGATACGGCATGGATGAAGGAGCGTCAGATCGAGACGATGTACCGGGCACGCTTCGACGAACGACGACGGACATCGGATGCCGTGGACTCGCTCTACGAGGAAGCGGCAGCGGGACGGGATAGCGAAAAGCGAGCATGGCTAGTAGCAATTGCGCATCCACGCATCCCGGATCTCACGTCACGCCCTGACCGCGCACAGGCGAGCAACATTTTCAGCCGTGCAGAAGCGATCACCCTGACCTACTCGAGTCGGAACGGAGTCCATCCGTTCGAGAACATGGAAGCGCTCAACCCTCGGCCGGGCCTTCGTCGGTGGGGCGCCGTGAATGCTGCGACAGGTGAACGAGAGATCTGGAAGGAAGCTTGGGCAGAAATTCATCATGACGGGTCCGTCATGCTCGCAGCGGCAGTCGGCGGACATCGAATGAGCACGGATGGATTCCACCATGGATGGCAGGTCGAAAGTCGCGGAATCGAGTGTTGCGTAGCTGACTTCAGTGCCTTGGTTCGCGCAACAGCTGAGGTTCGTTCTGTCGAAGAGTACGAAGTGCGTGTTGGTATCGAATGGGGCGGAAGAGAAGCGCTTCAGATCCTGACCGTCGATTGGAGCGGTCAGACCTACGATGGCGGACGGTTTCTAGCCATCGTTGCGAATTGGTTGTTTTATCCAGCGTCTCATGAGCTGTGCTGGGGTGCGGTCTTTGAGGGTGAGCCGGGGTCTGGCGTTGAGCTCTGCGGCGACGTCGTTTAG
- a CDS encoding tyrosine-type recombinase/integrase has product MRVSSNRTVDPLITLSDYAHSIGDRFLRGVDPTSTAAGYRAGLRLRVLPALGHIRLREVMTGLVDRAIDSWETAHSRSTLKNTIAALTRVFDEAVRDDLITRNPVRDRADRRYSANTELRHAKLILGPSDVARIAGACAEIHTSYGDHVMLSAFLAARSSEVGGLVVGDVDWESKMVTIERQCFPGAGGLSIKPPKGRRARRVPIIGPLEPVLRRLTTQRSRNLPLLRGPRGGVITTAALRDATSWDALVASLGFPGLRRHDLRHAGATWFANAGVPIHVVSDILGHASVETTRAYLNTDTTALQNAAARMDERLREAG; this is encoded by the coding sequence ATGCGAGTGAGTTCGAACCGTACCGTCGATCCACTCATCACTCTGAGCGACTACGCGCATTCGATCGGCGACCGGTTCCTTCGCGGTGTCGATCCGACGTCGACCGCGGCCGGATACCGAGCTGGCCTCCGTCTCAGGGTTCTTCCCGCGCTGGGCCATATCCGCCTGCGCGAGGTCATGACGGGGCTCGTCGATCGAGCCATCGACAGCTGGGAGACAGCCCATTCCCGCTCCACGCTCAAGAACACGATCGCCGCACTGACGCGGGTGTTCGATGAAGCGGTGCGCGATGATCTCATCACTCGCAATCCTGTGCGTGACCGCGCCGACAGGCGCTATAGCGCGAACACTGAGCTTCGGCACGCGAAGCTGATTCTTGGGCCCAGTGATGTCGCGCGAATCGCTGGGGCCTGCGCTGAGATCCATACAAGCTACGGCGACCACGTCATGCTCAGCGCGTTCCTCGCCGCGCGCAGCTCGGAAGTAGGCGGGCTCGTCGTCGGCGATGTCGATTGGGAGAGCAAGATGGTCACGATCGAACGACAGTGCTTCCCCGGCGCGGGCGGGCTGAGCATCAAGCCTCCAAAGGGTCGTCGCGCGCGCCGCGTGCCGATCATCGGACCGCTCGAGCCCGTGCTGCGAAGGCTCACGACGCAACGGTCGCGCAACCTACCGCTGTTACGGGGGCCACGCGGAGGTGTCATCACCACCGCAGCATTGCGTGACGCAACCAGTTGGGACGCGCTGGTTGCATCGCTGGGTTTCCCGGGGTTGCGCCGTCACGACCTCCGTCATGCGGGTGCAACCTGGTTCGCGAACGCGGGTGTTCCGATCCATGTTGTGAGCGACATCCTCGGGCATGCATCGGTCGAGACGACTCGTGCGTACCTGAACACTGACACCACAGCGTTGCAGAACGCTGCGGCACGGATGGATGAGCGCCTTCGGGAGGCGGGATGA
- a CDS encoding nucleotidyl transferase AbiEii/AbiGii toxin family protein, whose protein sequence is MTPKPQRGTPDGDATLAIQKLARETGGDVQELQTLYVLEALLARIAASPHRDDFVLKGGVLLAAFAARRPTKDIDLQATGLSNDADDVAGRLREIAAIELSDGVAFDADSITASAIRDGDADEYAGVCVRLVGHLGRARLTVGIDVNFGDPIWPAPQLIELPRIVPLDQPPVTLLGYPLAMVLAEKIVTAIDRGEGNTRWRDFADVYTLTHLHSVEAATLRNSLETVAAYRGVTLAPLLSALAEMTERAQPKWRAWRTRVSRQKELPEALADVLNEVARFSDPVLLGTAKGSWKVTERAWTDRNR, encoded by the coding sequence ATGACACCAAAACCGCAACGCGGCACGCCCGATGGTGATGCAACACTGGCAATTCAGAAACTCGCCCGTGAGACCGGCGGCGACGTGCAAGAGTTGCAGACCCTGTATGTACTCGAAGCGCTGCTTGCTCGCATTGCCGCGTCACCGCACCGAGACGATTTTGTGCTCAAGGGAGGTGTGCTGCTGGCGGCATTCGCTGCTCGTCGCCCTACCAAGGACATCGATCTCCAAGCTACTGGGTTATCTAATGATGCCGATGACGTGGCTGGGCGGTTGCGTGAGATTGCAGCCATCGAACTGTCTGACGGGGTGGCCTTCGACGCAGACAGCATCACCGCATCTGCCATTCGGGACGGCGATGCTGATGAGTATGCTGGCGTGTGCGTGCGACTCGTCGGTCACCTCGGTCGTGCTCGGCTGACTGTCGGGATCGACGTCAACTTCGGTGACCCGATATGGCCAGCTCCTCAACTCATCGAGCTGCCGCGCATCGTGCCACTCGATCAACCACCGGTTACGCTGCTCGGCTATCCGCTCGCAATGGTGCTCGCCGAAAAGATCGTCACCGCGATCGATCGAGGAGAGGGGAACACGCGCTGGAGGGACTTCGCTGACGTCTACACGCTTACGCACCTTCACTCAGTTGAAGCAGCCACCCTCCGAAACTCGCTGGAGACCGTGGCCGCTTACCGAGGCGTCACCCTCGCTCCATTGTTATCGGCACTCGCGGAAATGACCGAGCGTGCGCAACCCAAGTGGCGTGCCTGGCGTACACGCGTAAGTCGCCAGAAAGAGCTCCCCGAAGCCCTCGCTGACGTACTCAACGAAGTTGCCCGCTTCAGTGACCCCGTGTTGCTGGGGACGGCCAAGGGGAGCTGGAAGGTCACAGAGCGGGCTTGGACGGATCGCAATCGATAG
- a CDS encoding IS30 family transposase, translating to MVRWAWNKSSGDVKRRYFEMIRQGSSGSAAAVAVGVSLSCGSKWFVDAGSVTFIDTPISSRYLNQDDRIEIADGLAAKEPIKQIAARIGKSYQSVYREIARHRRPNGRYQPWHAHGQAWEARRRDRPRRFDEDEDLREIVAEKLKEKWSPQQISRWLRRRWPKRETWHVCAETIYEGIYRGLIVARDESALRTGRVYRHKRGRGRTRDGALKQCTNMKSIHDRPKTVEKRRQVGHWEGDLIVGKGQQSAIATLVERKTRHTILVPLASGHTATRVAEALTRVFAGLPRKIRRTLTWDQGNEMFQHERVETDTGVQIYFADPHSPWQRGTNENTNGLLRQYFPKGTDLHQYTEQRLNDVAAELNARPRLTLKDRTPAQLMRRWIKQPIRNDG from the coding sequence ATGGTGCGTTGGGCATGGAATAAGTCGTCTGGTGACGTGAAACGCCGATACTTTGAAATGATTAGGCAGGGTTCCAGCGGGTCAGCCGCGGCAGTGGCTGTCGGAGTGTCGTTGAGCTGCGGGTCGAAGTGGTTCGTTGACGCTGGAAGCGTGACATTCATCGACACGCCGATCAGTAGCCGTTATCTGAATCAGGACGACCGAATCGAGATCGCCGATGGTTTGGCGGCGAAGGAGCCGATAAAACAGATCGCTGCCCGTATCGGTAAGAGCTATCAGAGCGTGTATCGAGAGATCGCTCGCCATCGTCGACCAAACGGCCGGTATCAGCCGTGGCATGCGCATGGCCAAGCCTGGGAAGCGAGGCGGCGGGATCGTCCTCGTCGATTCGACGAGGACGAAGATCTGCGCGAGATCGTGGCCGAGAAGCTGAAGGAGAAGTGGTCGCCGCAGCAGATCAGCCGATGGCTGCGGCGCCGATGGCCGAAGCGCGAAACCTGGCATGTATGCGCTGAAACGATCTACGAGGGCATCTACCGGGGCCTGATCGTCGCGAGGGACGAAAGCGCCCTGCGCACGGGGCGTGTTTATCGTCATAAGCGGGGCCGGGGACGAACCCGTGATGGTGCGCTCAAGCAATGCACGAATATGAAGTCGATACATGACCGGCCGAAAACAGTCGAGAAGCGTCGCCAAGTGGGGCATTGGGAAGGCGACCTGATCGTCGGAAAAGGACAGCAATCCGCCATCGCCACGCTCGTCGAGCGAAAGACCCGACACACCATCCTCGTCCCGTTGGCATCAGGACACACGGCCACAAGAGTCGCCGAGGCCCTGACACGAGTATTCGCCGGGCTTCCGCGGAAGATTCGGCGCACCCTCACCTGGGATCAAGGCAACGAAATGTTCCAGCACGAGCGCGTGGAAACAGACACTGGAGTCCAGATCTACTTCGCCGATCCGCACTCTCCCTGGCAACGCGGCACGAACGAGAACACGAACGGGCTCCTACGGCAGTATTTCCCCAAGGGAACAGACCTTCACCAGTACACCGAGCAGCGGCTAAACGACGTCGCCGCAGAGCTCAACGCCAGACCCCGGCTCACCCTCAAAGACCGCACCCCAGCACAGCTCATGAGACGCTGGATAAAACAACCAATTCGCAACGATGGCTAG
- a CDS encoding tyrosine-type recombinase/integrase: MSRPRLTIGTFGEITTRCRPSRRIEARARYRDWDGVTRLVQASGDTAAAATHALKAKCVDRNLIAPSAGSLTADSPFPDLVEYWLEDIELEDRLATATRQLYERDMRTLVLPVFKDLTLREIGVARCDQFLKRLAKDSSSKAKHARVVLRLALALAVRHEVLLRNPVDHVARLHRDVRIPDAFTSEEITAIRAAITYWEAGRDVSGPKPDGQLGAIVEVMLGTSARIGEVLAIRRSDIDLSVPSVRITGTIVSPKSEPTTRQEHPKSARSRRTIQLPGFAAHAVQRRLKQLDTIDPEALLFCSRGGTPLTTNNVRRQLLHVMGLVSIEGVTPHKFRRTVVTTINESAGVELASQLLGHTDPAITIKHYIRRNETLDPTTAGLLEGAFG; the protein is encoded by the coding sequence ATGAGCCGCCCGCGCCTGACGATCGGCACCTTCGGCGAGATCACTACCCGTTGTCGCCCGAGCCGACGCATCGAAGCCCGCGCCCGCTACCGCGACTGGGATGGCGTCACCCGGCTCGTGCAAGCGAGCGGCGACACCGCAGCTGCTGCAACCCACGCGCTCAAAGCCAAATGCGTCGATCGCAACCTGATCGCGCCGAGTGCGGGGTCGCTCACGGCTGACAGCCCGTTCCCCGATCTGGTGGAGTACTGGCTCGAAGACATCGAGCTGGAGGATCGTCTCGCGACCGCCACTCGGCAACTGTATGAGCGTGACATGCGCACGCTCGTGTTGCCGGTATTCAAAGACCTGACGCTGCGCGAGATCGGTGTGGCGCGGTGTGACCAGTTCTTAAAGCGGCTGGCGAAGGATTCGAGCTCGAAAGCAAAGCACGCGCGTGTGGTGTTGCGGCTCGCCCTCGCGCTGGCCGTGCGACACGAGGTGCTGTTGCGAAACCCGGTCGATCATGTCGCGCGGTTGCATCGCGACGTTCGGATTCCCGACGCGTTCACTTCTGAGGAGATTACGGCGATCCGTGCGGCAATCACGTATTGGGAGGCCGGGCGCGATGTGTCGGGCCCGAAGCCCGATGGACAACTCGGCGCAATCGTCGAGGTCATGCTGGGCACCTCCGCGCGCATCGGCGAGGTGCTCGCAATACGTCGGAGTGACATCGACCTGAGCGTGCCATCCGTACGAATCACCGGAACGATCGTCAGCCCGAAGAGTGAACCGACGACAAGGCAGGAGCATCCGAAGAGCGCGCGCTCGCGGCGCACGATCCAGCTCCCGGGGTTCGCTGCGCACGCCGTGCAACGTCGATTGAAGCAGCTCGACACGATCGATCCCGAGGCGCTGCTGTTCTGTTCCCGCGGGGGCACGCCGCTGACGACGAACAACGTGCGCCGCCAGCTCCTCCACGTCATGGGTCTGGTCAGTATTGAGGGTGTCACGCCGCATAAGTTCCGCCGCACTGTCGTCACGACGATCAACGAAAGCGCGGGCGTCGAACTAGCGTCTCAACTGCTTGGCCATACCGACCCGGCGATCACGATCAAGCACTACATCCGCCGCAACGAAACCCTCGACCCCACGACGGCAGGACTGCTGGAGGGGGCATTCGGATGA